GCTCTATCATCTGGAGACATGTCGGTTACAAGAGCCGCCAGGTCAAGACGGGACAGGCGGTTGGCCAAAGCAACCTGGCTGTCTTCATCGATCTGACAAAAAACCTCTGCTCTTTTATGAGGATCGAGAGCAGAGAGCACCGACCATATTTCCTGAGGCTCAAGGGAAGATAAAAAATCAGCAACGATCGCTGGGTGAGCAGAAAGACAAAATTCTTTGATCAAAGAAAAATCTTTGCTCAGCAGAAAACTCTGCAGAGCTTGTGTCAACGAAATATTCATTGGTATCACTCCTATTCAGAGCCCATCATCAGGCCTCCGAAAAAGAGTGTGGCTGTTCACGAGTGAAAAATCAGCGATACTGAAAGGAGGAGGCCTGCCTGAAAGACGTAATAAATTTTAAACATTCCCTGCTACTAGGGACGTCATCCATGGAACGAACCTCCTTGTAATGTGATAAGTCAACCTGTAACCCTACCCATTGTAACCAAATCCATTAATATTGCAACTTTCATATAAAACTAGGGGCTGCCACGCTGGCAGCCCCTAGAATGCTTCCTTAACTACGAATCGTAACTGGAATCCTCATATCCACCGTAGCCTTCCCATGGGTCGATATCCACATCAACCTCTTCATCACTCATTTCGTCAATATCCACGCCCATATCGTTCCATGACCGCTCCTCTGGACTGAGAATCTCGTTTTCATCACTTTGAGATGCTCTTTCTGCTGTGCGATTCTTTTCTGCAAGAACTTTAAGAGTGGGTTTTTCCCGCCCTGGCACGTCCAGATACACTTCGAGGCGACACCCTCGTTTTCTAGGCGTCCCCTCTCTGGGGATGCTCGTAATTATGGCCTCCACAGGCAAATCTTTTTCCAGAGCCGGGAATATGAACTCTGCCACTTCCCTTGGCAATGTCCCTATCTGCTCTTGCTGCCCTGTCACAACGAAAATATGGTCTTCTTCGACAACAAAGTAAACCGTATCCCCTGCCCGACACTCCCTTAAAATTTCCTGGCGGGATTTGCCGTTGCCATTGGAGAGTGCCGTGTCAAGCACTCTGGAATGAACAGACCGCTCTTCGAGAGGTGACTTTTTTTCTCCCCTTTCACATGGCCGATCGGGGCAAATCTTCGAATAAAGCTCTGGGGAAATATGAAGACGGGAAAAGAAGGCTTCTACAACATTTTTCACTGGAAACTTTTTAACGAGAGGAGCGGTGCTCGAAGGATCCTTAAATTCGATATGAAGGTACGAAACTCCCTTTTCAGAAACTTCCGCTTGCACAATCTCTCCTTCTCCGTAGATGTTATGGACAATGGTCGCTCCCTCAATAAGTGTAATGTTTTCGAAGTTTGTCTCTTCCATATACTTCCGCACAAGGTCCAGAGAAAGCTCTTTCAGTGTTTCTCTCGTTCCGGTCGTCATGAGACTCACCATCCTCTGGTATAACGTTATGTGCGCACATTATAAACTACTTTTCTTATTTGAAAAGGGGGCAACAAAGAGAATGTGAAGAAATATTATTTGGTGTTAAAAAGGAGGCCAAAAATCAATAAAAACAGCCGTTAATGAAAAGTAAGCCGCGACCCAATAGACACCTTTTCATGAGGAATATGGCCCGTTGGACACTCAACAACCATGCGGGCGCCGCGGCACACAGCCATTCTCCAGGGGGCGAGGTTCCAGCGAATATCTAGAACCCGTCCCATCTCGTCAAGAAAGAACACATCAAGGGAAAACCGCATAAAAAAAGTGTGGATGGAATTACAGGGAACCAAAATTAAGCCATAGCCCTTTTTGGGGGGGCAGAACATAAGCCCCCGAAAACGGCGCCAAAAAGAACCGGCATAAAAAAGAGGGAAGAAAAGAAGATTTTCCTCCTCATCAGTAAGATTCAATAATTGAGCCCTATTCCTTGGGCTTATCATAGCCATCTTATTTTTTAGCAAGGGTCTCCATAATAGACAAAAAGGCCGGCCCTAAAATAACCACAAAAAGAGACGGAAAAATAAAAAGGATCATGGGGAACAATATTTTAATGGGAGCCTTGCGGGCATGCTCCTCCGCCTTGAGCCTTCGCAGCCGTTTAAGGGTTCCGGCCTGGCTTCGAAGCACTTCACTTACGGCCACTCCCAGCTCTTCTGCCTGAATGAGACTTGCTATGAAGTGGCGCACCTCCTCAATTGGCAGCCGCTCCATAATGCCGCGAAAGGCAGCCTGACGGCTCTCTCCCAAACTTATTTCGTGAAGGGCCCGGGCGAAGTTTTCACCCATGGGACCGCGAAGACGGTCTGCCACGCGAGACATGGCCGCGTCAAGGCCAAGACCGGCCTCAACGCTCACCACCATAAGATCCATAACGTCGGGAAGCTGATTACGCGCCTCAACCTGGCGCTGTTTTCCCTTGTTGGTAATCCAGAGGCCCGGAATCATATATCCCAGAGCTCCTAAAATAATAGCCCCTGAGATGCGAAAGGGATCAGGAATAAGAAAAA
This region of Aminobacterium colombiense DSM 12261 genomic DNA includes:
- a CDS encoding DUF192 domain-containing protein, whose amino-acid sequence is MNLTDEEENLLFFPLFYAGSFWRRFRGLMFCPPKKGYGLILVPCNSIHTFFMRFSLDVFFLDEMGRVLDIRWNLAPWRMAVCRGARMVVECPTGHIPHEKVSIGSRLTFH
- a CDS encoding type II secretion system F family protein; this encodes MDLLVIVFIVMVIVLGVFLILNVISPEKEDSFDRALRFAEEWDDETASFRERVVDPLRAKISRIGRFFFPQEAIARMDRYCLLAGRPRGLRGEVLAGLKVSFALILAMVSFFLIPDPFRISGAIILGALGYMIPGLWITNKGKQRQVEARNQLPDVMDLMVVSVEAGLGLDAAMSRVADRLRGPMGENFARALHEISLGESRQAAFRGIMERLPIEEVRHFIASLIQAEELGVAVSEVLRSQAGTLKRLRRLKAEEHARKAPIKILFPMILFIFPSLFVVILGPAFLSIMETLAKK